One part of the Haliotis asinina isolate JCU_RB_2024 chromosome 2, JCU_Hal_asi_v2, whole genome shotgun sequence genome encodes these proteins:
- the LOC137272783 gene encoding acid-sensing ion channel 1C-like, producing MASKTEVTAVRTDETPCFEKRTSSLWTDFTQTTGFHGANKLIAGRNYNIRCFSWTVAVLVMTGYMTYNITKELMNYYRYPVITNTKVEVLEELPFPAVTFCNLSPFNMTKIKAVDPYLEEYFTKVSLLGLFTEKINWSDPGYGSTFWKSQNHDWWENIYMTPKGMFKSCSMNGVGYYPCIDAMKPVFTTMGHCATFNWNASDVAIVRLTGSDYNFIMDANIDQANYVLGAQVAAGLKVILHDPRVHPDLATSSFLAAPGTSTYASIHRSTFDYLPPPYQAFRSRTCVDTLSPSFDNPLQYFDTYTYENCLKECITKLSYDRCGCIQPADNASIGQMCSLYNFTTCYVPEYISLRRNATIQKSCGCQVPCSFETYNVKLSTSRYPSNVSVAFLLKLGLAPDETSLRENYLEIRIFYDSLIEQSTYQTAQYTTETIIGNLGGHMGICLGASILTFTELAEFILFLIVTTFKRWKSGVQGKHIKPIQR from the exons ATGGCTTCTAAAACAGAAGTGACAGCTGTAAGAACAGATGAAACCCCCTGTTTTGAGAAGAGAACAAGCAGTTTGTGGACTGATTTTACCCAAACCACAGGATTTCATGGAGCCAATAAACTCATCGCCGGACGAAACTACAACATTAGGTG CTTTTCATGGACGGTCGCAGTTTTGGTGATGACAGGATACATGACCTACAACATAACAAAGGAGTTGATGAACTACTACAGATACCCAGTGATAACTAACACGAAAGTGGAAGTCCTCGAAGAGCTACCTTTTCCTGCCGTCACCTTCTGCAATCTGAGTCCGTTTAATATGACCAAGATTAAAGCAGTCGATCCTTATCTGGAGGAGTATTTCACAAAGGTCAGTCTGTTAGGACTATTCACGGAAAAAATAAATTGGAGCGATCCTGGCTACGGGTCTACATTTTGGAAGAGTCAGAATCACGACTGGtgggaaaatatttacatgactCCGAAAGGAATGTTCAAAAGTTGTTCGATGAATGGCGTTGGATACTACCCTTGTATCGATGCAATGAAACCAGTTTTCACTACCATGGGGCATTGTGCCACCTTCAACTGGAATGCTTCTGATGTTGCTATAGTTCGGCTTACTGGATCAGACTACAATTTCATCATGGATGCCAACATTGATCAGGCCAACTATGTCCTTGGGGCCCAAGTTGCTGCTGGGTTGAAG GTAATCTTACATGACCCTCGTGTACACCCTGACCTTGCGACATCTTCCTTCCTGGCAGCTCCAGGAACATCCACATACGCTTCTATTCACAGATCAACG TTCGACTACCTGCCACCGCCCTATCAAGCCTTCAGGAGCCGGACATGTGTGGATACTTTATCACCGTCTTTTGACAACCCGCTGCAATATTTCGACACCTACACATATGAAAACTGTCTTAAGGAATGCATCACAAAGTTAAGTTACGACCGTTGTGGTTGCATTCAGCCAGCAGATAACG CAAGTATTGGTCAAATGTGTTCACTGTACAACTTCACAACCTGCTACGTTCCAGAATATA TATCTCTCAGGCGAAATGCAACAATTCAGAAATCCTGCGGCTGTCAAGTGCCATGTTCATTCGAGACGTACAATGTCAAGCTATCCACATCGCGATACCCATCCAATGTGTCAGTGGCGTTCCTCCTGAAGCTTGGGCTTGCACCAGATGAGACATCTCTCAG gGAAAACTATCTCGAAATACGGATATTCTACGACAGCCTGATCGAGCAATCAACATATCAGACTGCACAGTACACAACTGAGACGATAATAG GTAACTTGGGAGGTCACATGGGCATCTGTCTGGGAGCCAGTATTCTGACATTCACGGAACTGGCTGAGTTCATTCTCTTTCTCATTGTAACAACCTTCAAGAGATGGAAAAGTGGCGTTCAAGGCAAGCATATCAAACCTATTCAGCGATAA
- the LOC137272784 gene encoding uncharacterized protein yields the protein MGRCHKLFILLTRRRSFHCDTMKIQGVIVFVGIYLVSIVTSVVVPLNLNLEPYALIRYTVNDNGCNVNGESQDLDSDFTLDVTGTCVKYRCAANGVSIVTDQSGCMDDNGCVNGLTPYGCDAFTCPEENNSMNGKTHVWLIDENAEEQCEILGDNNCYDLHEWHTVNGMKCKCDTRFTMNCELGMPPLPSK from the exons ATGGGAAGGTGCCATAAACTATTTATTCTACTCACGAGAAGGCGATCG TTCCATTGTGACACTATGAAGATACAAGGTGTCATCGTATTTGTTGGTATTTACCTGGTGTCCATTGTGACGTCCGTCGTGGTGCCGCTGAATTTGAACCTCGAACCTTATG CTCTTATTCGGTACACCGTCAATGACAACGGCTGCAACGTGAATGGGGAGTCCCAAGACTTGGACAGTGACTTCACCCTGGACGTGACGGGGACTTGTGTCAAGTACCGATGTGCCGCTAACGGAGTGAGCATCGTCACTGATCAGTCAG GATGTATGGACGACAACGGCTGTGTCAATGGTCTGACACCTTACGGTTGTGATGCGTTCACCTGTCCAGAAGAGAACAACTCTATGAACGGGAAGACTCATGTGTGGCTCATTGATGAGAACGCAGAGG AACAATGCGAAATCCTTGGTGACAATAACTGTTATGACCTGCATGAGTGGCACACAGTCAACGGGATGAAGTGCAAATGTGACACACGTTTCACAATGAACTGCGAACTAGGAATGCCGCCATTGCCCAGCAAATAG